A region of Paenibacillus thiaminolyticus DNA encodes the following proteins:
- a CDS encoding DUF4023 domain-containing protein, which yields MENTHEYVEKLKETQEKAERNQQRQGKGSPGNKLPNKQHSTNK from the coding sequence ATGGAAAATACGCATGAGTATGTAGAGAAGCTCAAGGAAACGCAGGAGAAGGCGGAGCGCAATCAGCAGAGGCAGGGCAAAGGCTCGCCGGGCAACAAGCTGCCGAACAAGCAGCACAGCACCAATAAGTAG
- a CDS encoding response regulator transcription factor has protein sequence MKILLVEDEFALANLLAKGLKKCGYSVDKAMDGEEAIELHEINQYDVIVLDLNLPKLDGMEVLKLIRGNNKEINILILSARSEIENRIEGLDCGANDYLIKPFDFNELEARIRNLLRRSFAQQDTVLACGSISIDTARKCAYANGRLIELTRKEYSLLQYLMLNKNSVISAERLIEHTWDSDTDLFSNSLKFHIYSLKKKLAGAMGDKNMIQNIRGQGYMISDSAGEHHVK, from the coding sequence ATGAAAATATTATTAGTTGAAGACGAATTTGCTCTAGCAAATCTTTTAGCGAAGGGACTCAAGAAATGCGGCTACTCGGTAGACAAGGCGATGGATGGGGAAGAAGCTATCGAACTGCATGAAATCAACCAATATGATGTCATCGTGCTGGATTTGAATCTGCCTAAATTGGATGGCATGGAAGTGTTGAAGCTCATTCGCGGCAACAACAAAGAAATCAACATTCTCATACTGTCGGCCCGCTCCGAGATCGAAAATCGCATTGAGGGATTGGATTGCGGGGCCAATGATTACTTGATCAAGCCTTTTGATTTTAATGAACTGGAGGCAAGAATCCGCAATTTGCTGCGGCGCTCGTTCGCGCAGCAGGATACGGTTCTCGCTTGTGGCTCCATCAGCATCGATACGGCTCGGAAATGCGCCTATGCCAACGGACGGCTTATAGAGTTGACCAGGAAGGAGTATTCTCTTCTTCAATATCTGATGCTGAACAAAAACAGTGTCATCAGCGCGGAGCGATTGATAGAGCATACATGGGACAGCGATACAGACTTATTTTCCAACTCTCTTAAATTTCATATCTATTCCTTGAAAAAAAAGCTCGCGGGTGCGATGGGGGATAAGAATATGATCCAAAATATACGAGGCCAGGGGTACATGATCTCCGATTCCGCGGGTGAGCACCATGTTAAATAG
- a CDS encoding MarR family winged helix-turn-helix transcriptional regulator: MKKASDDLIRLVKEMTEADYAMNVMLLQAHESLIDSEITAKQTILLDLVHNHGRLTVSELADRMKVSSSAVSQIVSKLEKAKYVSREINPNNRREIFVRLDERGAEHFAREEELERTIIDRYYTQLDYEEVVALRNIIMKLKGIVEKDCQGGAETD; encoded by the coding sequence TTGAAAAAGGCAAGCGACGACCTTATCCGACTCGTCAAGGAGATGACTGAAGCGGATTATGCCATGAATGTCATGCTGCTTCAAGCTCATGAGTCGCTGATCGACAGCGAGATTACAGCGAAGCAGACGATATTGCTCGATCTCGTTCACAACCATGGGCGTCTGACGGTCAGCGAGCTTGCGGATCGGATGAAGGTCTCCTCCAGTGCGGTCAGCCAGATCGTCAGCAAGCTGGAGAAGGCGAAGTACGTCAGCCGGGAGATCAACCCGAACAACCGCCGGGAAATTTTCGTTCGCCTGGACGAGCGCGGAGCGGAGCATTTCGCCCGGGAGGAGGAGTTAGAGCGGACCATTATCGACCGCTACTATACCCAGCTCGATTATGAAGAAGTCGTGGCATTGAGGAACATTATCATGAAGCTCAAAGGAATCGTAGAGAAGGATTGTCAGGGCGGGGCAGAGACGGATTGA
- a CDS encoding serine hydrolase domain-containing protein: protein METKRQRFERLFSKLEEQGGMSGVFIAAEQGEIIYQAAFGEADQETGRQLTTGSVFDLASLSKPFTATGIILLAEQGKLGYDDPVAQWLPELPYPGITIRHLLCHTSGLPDFMELFCEHWDRKRIATNADVLAMLAEHRLPAYFEPNESWLYSNTGYVLLALIIERATGQIFADFMRERVFLPLRMNASRIYSRRMEDDVMDNYAYGYVYDHHSSWYELPDLVPETQYVVYLDGIQGDGAMSSNVHDLLAFDRALQAGKLVSGPSLEQAYAPVRLNNGETFDYGFGWIVEDKEGKGRVVSHSGGWPGYASLLNRYLEADMTLIYLRNREQDVEFDQAVIDAAEQILFDQPYEIPQRPLEKRIASVDTGLYPCYAGLYQQEDGGDGIISVLIEDGRLYLQTPGTVRVELYPASDTRFFVRLIPVEVKFIVQAVQTRAEKLVIVEEGHETHAVRIR from the coding sequence ATGGAAACGAAGCGCCAGCGGTTCGAGCGATTATTCAGCAAGTTGGAAGAGCAGGGAGGAATGAGCGGGGTCTTCATCGCCGCCGAGCAGGGCGAGATAATCTATCAGGCCGCCTTTGGGGAGGCCGACCAGGAGACGGGCCGGCAGCTAACGACGGGATCAGTATTCGATTTGGCATCGCTGTCGAAGCCGTTCACGGCGACGGGCATCATCTTGCTGGCAGAGCAGGGGAAGCTGGGTTATGACGACCCGGTAGCCCAGTGGCTGCCGGAGCTTCCTTACCCGGGGATTACGATCCGTCATCTGCTCTGTCATACGTCAGGACTGCCGGACTTTATGGAGCTGTTCTGCGAGCACTGGGATCGGAAGCGAATCGCGACGAACGCCGATGTATTGGCGATGCTGGCGGAGCATCGGCTGCCGGCTTATTTCGAGCCGAATGAGAGCTGGCTGTACAGCAATACCGGCTATGTGCTGCTTGCGCTGATTATTGAGCGGGCGACGGGGCAGATCTTTGCCGACTTCATGCGCGAGCGGGTCTTCCTTCCGCTCCGTATGAACGCTTCGAGAATCTACAGCCGGAGAATGGAGGACGATGTGATGGACAATTACGCATACGGTTATGTGTATGATCATCATTCTTCCTGGTATGAGCTGCCCGACCTTGTGCCGGAGACGCAATATGTCGTCTACCTTGACGGTATCCAGGGAGATGGCGCGATGAGCTCGAACGTGCATGATCTGCTCGCCTTCGACCGGGCACTCCAAGCCGGGAAGCTTGTCAGCGGGCCATCGCTTGAGCAAGCGTATGCTCCCGTTCGCCTGAACAATGGGGAGACATTCGATTATGGGTTCGGCTGGATAGTAGAAGATAAGGAAGGAAAAGGACGCGTCGTTAGCCATAGCGGCGGCTGGCCGGGGTATGCCTCCCTCCTGAACCGCTATCTGGAGGCTGATATGACACTGATTTATTTGCGTAACCGGGAGCAGGATGTCGAGTTCGACCAGGCGGTTATCGACGCCGCCGAACAAATTTTGTTCGACCAGCCTTATGAGATTCCGCAGCGGCCGTTAGAGAAACGGATTGCTTCCGTCGACACGGGTTTATATCCGTGCTATGCCGGACTGTACCAACAGGAGGACGGAGGGGACGGGATCATCTCCGTTTTGATTGAGGACGGCCGGCTTTACTTGCAGACTCCCGGCACCGTGCGCGTGGAGCTGTACCCGGCCAGTGACACGAGATTTTTCGTTCGGTTGATCCCGGTTGAAGTGAAGTTCATCGTTCAGGCAGTTCAGACGCGGGCGGAGAAGCTGGTAATCGTCGAGGAGGGGCATGAGACGCATGCCGTACGGATCCGATAA
- a CDS encoding sensor histidine kinase codes for MRLTLLTGCIVILTAVCVTLISIHNAESKFVKPFMAGAVPMNRTEGDISDFMKEIEIGAHPDTMEGEKGDNGELNNISVQVSTIEANERFVDASVIYMFIIIAFGMAATYAIAGRALRPVNQLSTTIRNINENNLSQRLDPISTNDEIGSLADSFNTMLNRLDESFTRQKRFASNAAHELKTPLATIKAGIQVLKLDESPSIEDYRETVDITEQSTQRLIDVVEDLMHLTADSQESATDVIDLSEALQPIEQELEPLRKQKRVQIQIGECSHPIVGNKTLVYRVLFNLIENAVKYNTPGGKVQISTARRGSHTIIQISDTGIGMRDEELPHIFEPFYRVDKSRSRNIAGSGLGLSIVKAIMEKHNGFIKVQSRPDVGTTFEAAFPTLSK; via the coding sequence ATGAGGTTGACGTTGCTTACCGGCTGCATCGTTATTCTCACCGCCGTATGCGTTACGCTGATCTCCATCCATAATGCGGAGAGCAAATTTGTGAAGCCTTTCATGGCAGGAGCTGTCCCTATGAACAGGACTGAAGGTGATATATCCGACTTTATGAAGGAGATAGAAATTGGGGCTCATCCTGACACAATGGAAGGGGAAAAAGGCGATAATGGGGAATTAAACAATATCTCTGTTCAGGTCAGTACAATAGAGGCCAATGAGAGGTTCGTAGATGCCAGCGTCATCTATATGTTTATCATCATTGCCTTCGGAATGGCCGCAACCTATGCAATCGCGGGAAGAGCTTTGCGTCCGGTGAATCAACTAAGCACAACCATTCGCAACATCAATGAAAATAACTTATCCCAACGCCTTGATCCCATTTCGACGAACGATGAAATCGGGAGTCTGGCCGACTCCTTCAATACGATGCTCAACAGGCTGGATGAGTCCTTCACCAGACAGAAAAGATTCGCCTCCAATGCCGCACATGAACTCAAAACGCCGCTTGCGACTATCAAAGCCGGGATTCAGGTATTGAAATTGGATGAGTCCCCCTCTATTGAAGACTACAGAGAAACCGTGGATATTACGGAACAAAGCACCCAACGGCTCATTGATGTGGTGGAAGACTTAATGCACCTGACTGCAGACAGTCAGGAGAGCGCAACGGACGTGATTGATTTGTCTGAAGCGCTACAGCCGATCGAGCAGGAGCTGGAGCCGCTGCGCAAGCAGAAGCGTGTCCAGATCCAGATAGGCGAATGCAGCCATCCGATTGTCGGCAATAAGACGCTGGTGTACAGGGTCTTGTTCAATCTGATCGAGAATGCGGTGAAATACAATACGCCCGGCGGCAAAGTTCAAATCTCCACCGCGCGGCGCGGATCTCATACAATTATCCAAATTTCGGATACAGGCATAGGAATGCGGGACGAAGAGCTTCCGCACATATTCGAACCTTTTTATCGTGTCGATAAGTCACGCTCCCGCAATATTGCAGGTTCTGGATTAGGGCTCTCTATCGTCAAAGCCATTATGGAAAAACATAACGGTTTTATCAAGGTCCAGAGCAGGCCGGACGTTGGCACAACGTTCGAGGCGGCGTTTCCAACGCTAAGCAAGTGA
- a CDS encoding anthrax toxin lethal factor-related metalloendopeptidase codes for MKWDKRLLGLLVLAVILFTVPVYPVHAEDAIINKLVVLPSSEYNVKEAEAMKERLAKIPARILNQLYDKGVTIKLTNDIITNEPELSYLKGVTPRGWEGTGMTWDDVPGVSERIVAARIGYSNKGHGHNSFNLEIHETMHAVDRIVFNEISSTEEFKNIFNQEANIKYNGDGYVSVHPTEYFAETASLYVYSDATREELKELTPLTYEFMDKLFANP; via the coding sequence ATGAAATGGGACAAGCGTCTGTTGGGCCTGCTTGTATTGGCCGTTATCTTGTTCACGGTACCGGTCTATCCGGTTCACGCCGAGGATGCCATTATCAATAAATTAGTCGTGCTGCCAAGCAGTGAATATAATGTCAAGGAAGCCGAAGCCATGAAGGAACGGCTGGCCAAGATCCCCGCCCGAATTCTGAACCAGCTGTATGACAAGGGCGTCACAATCAAGCTGACGAACGACATCATTACGAATGAACCGGAGTTAAGTTATTTGAAGGGCGTGACGCCGCGAGGCTGGGAAGGCACCGGCATGACATGGGACGATGTTCCCGGCGTCAGCGAGCGCATTGTCGCCGCCCGCATCGGATACAGCAACAAGGGCCATGGACACAATTCGTTCAATCTGGAAATTCACGAGACCATGCATGCGGTCGACCGCATCGTCTTCAATGAAATCAGCAGCACCGAGGAATTCAAGAACATTTTCAATCAGGAAGCGAATATCAAGTATAACGGGGACGGCTACGTGTCGGTCCATCCGACCGAATACTTCGCGGAGACCGCCAGCTTGTATGTATACAGCGATGCGACACGGGAAGAACTCAAGGAGCTCACCCCGCTCACCTATGAATTCATGGACAAGCTGTTCGCTAATCCATAA
- the menA gene encoding 1,4-dihydroxy-2-naphthoate polyprenyltransferase, whose amino-acid sequence MTITSFLKLVEIQTKTASMIPFFIGSLYAVFRFQSFEVSHFLLMLASLLSFDMATTAINNYYDYKKAIKTHGYGYEVHNAIVQYKMKESTVVATVMTLLVIAISAGVVLFLQTGLLILLLGGLSFLVGFLYSLGPVPISRMPLGELFSGLFMGFVIIFISTYIHVEDHQLAALWLEDWHVKVDINIIEVLLVFLISIPAILCIANIMLANNICDMEDDVENKRYTLPVYIGKANALALFRIIYYASYLDLIVLFILKVNPIILLLVLCTLIPVQRNIRAFQQKQTKEHTFVLAVKNFIITNMARIAALGAAILLNLI is encoded by the coding sequence GTGACAATCACAAGCTTTCTCAAGCTGGTCGAGATCCAGACCAAAACCGCCAGCATGATCCCCTTCTTTATCGGGAGTCTGTATGCTGTCTTTCGGTTCCAATCCTTCGAAGTCAGCCATTTCTTGCTGATGCTCGCCTCTCTGCTGTCCTTCGATATGGCGACCACGGCCATCAACAATTATTACGATTACAAAAAGGCGATCAAAACCCATGGCTACGGCTATGAGGTCCATAATGCGATCGTGCAGTACAAAATGAAGGAATCGACGGTCGTCGCCACCGTCATGACGCTGCTCGTCATTGCGATTAGCGCAGGGGTTGTTCTGTTTTTGCAGACCGGCCTGCTGATTCTTCTTTTAGGCGGATTATCGTTTTTGGTCGGCTTTTTGTACTCGCTTGGACCGGTCCCGATCTCCCGCATGCCGCTAGGGGAATTGTTCTCCGGGTTGTTCATGGGGTTCGTCATCATCTTCATCTCCACGTATATCCATGTGGAGGATCATCAGCTGGCGGCCTTGTGGCTGGAAGACTGGCATGTGAAGGTCGATATCAATATTATCGAGGTTCTGCTGGTGTTCCTTATCTCCATACCGGCGATTCTGTGCATTGCGAATATTATGCTGGCCAACAATATTTGCGACATGGAAGACGATGTGGAAAATAAGCGGTATACGCTCCCGGTCTATATCGGGAAGGCGAATGCGCTGGCCTTGTTCCGCATCATTTATTATGCATCCTATCTGGACCTCATCGTCCTGTTCATCTTGAAGGTCAATCCGATTATTCTGCTGCTTGTCCTATGCACGCTGATCCCGGTGCAGCGCAATATCCGCGCATTCCAGCAGAAGCAGACCAAGGAGCATACCTTCGTTTTGGCGGTCAAAAACTTCATCATCACGAATATGGCCCGAATTGCCGCTCTGGGTGCAGCGATTTTGCTCAACCTGATATAG
- a CDS encoding GNAT family N-acetyltransferase, which translates to MTTDRPKTEAPVRFLEGKRIYLRPISSEDADFYYQMLFNPEMRRLTGTQRHFSKEQVASHIEGKTQSASDMLLLIAIRESDQIIGDIELQDIDSINRSAGMRIAIDAPANQGRGFGSEAIGLLLEYAFGILQLHRIELNVFAFNERAIHVYEKMGFRREGVQRDALYYNHAYHDSIIMSILEHEYRNRA; encoded by the coding sequence ATGACCACCGACAGACCAAAAACAGAAGCACCGGTTCGATTTTTGGAAGGCAAGCGCATTTACTTGCGTCCAATCAGCTCGGAGGATGCAGACTTCTATTACCAGATGCTGTTCAACCCGGAAATGAGACGATTGACGGGGACGCAGCGGCATTTTTCGAAGGAGCAAGTCGCCAGTCATATCGAAGGCAAAACACAATCCGCTTCCGACATGCTGCTGCTGATCGCGATCCGCGAATCCGATCAAATCATCGGGGATATTGAGCTTCAGGATATCGACAGCATTAACCGCAGCGCTGGCATGCGCATCGCGATTGATGCGCCCGCGAATCAGGGCAGAGGGTTCGGCAGCGAAGCGATCGGCTTGCTGCTGGAATACGCCTTCGGCATTCTGCAGCTGCATCGGATTGAATTGAACGTATTCGCCTTCAATGAACGCGCCATTCACGTCTACGAGAAAATGGGCTTCCGGCGCGAAGGCGTGCAGCGCGACGCCCTGTATTACAATCATGCGTATCATGATTCCATTATAATGAGCATCCTGGAGCATGAGTACCGCAACCGCGCATAA